From a single Portunus trituberculatus isolate SZX2019 chromosome 15, ASM1759143v1, whole genome shotgun sequence genomic region:
- the LOC123504325 gene encoding uncharacterized protein LOC123504325, with translation MVGLRPPERLEAWALSAWLQALNTAAGRGKGVSAPLKAPPALLSVALSQAAVGLRETVVARLAVAAVTAGVSRLDVHLEHPTLVQTLLEALHAHPQHLTSLTLTLGPRTSLDGLLSEAMCYMTCLTSLVITPAATDAHLAALAQATPPLGTLDVSYCSAVTDKGVRALLGLTDDARPVREVVLGVFKGTAEAPASNLHTVNLWGTGVTTLGCVLLLATCPALTSLTCRWSGEALDLSVRAGREAPLSLTQLILAESSLPPLAPVAALCPHLSSLVARRPSDAPNVEEVLSEVPTLTSLTLMQFLPQQENWLPASRAPFLTHLHLSFLEPRPVHLVRLADTFPSLTHLFLDGVTPTLPYPPPPPPVSKIESLRLVTLPITNPDLDAEVVEWALVWVSAASSIDLGSCRLLTDEHLTRAIAAGALTQAEDVRLSGARQITDGAIMDLLTACPHLRRLALKMLPKERLAELESLKVTLRKQNLDLELITYGWKF, from the exons ATGGTGGGGCTGCGGCCCCCTGAACGACTGGAGGCATGGGCACTTTCCGCCTGGCTGCAGGCTCTCAACACTGCCGCAGGGCGAGGGAAGGGGGTGAGCGCTCCCCTTAAGGCACCTCCTGCTCTGCTGTCAGTTGCTTTGAGTCAGGCAGCTGTAGGGTTGCGAGAAACGGTAGTGGCGCGCCTGGCGGTGGCGGCCGTCACGGCTGGAGTCAGTCGCCTTGATGTTCATCTAGAGCATCCGACGTTGGTGCAGACCCTACTGGAGGCCCTGCACGCCCACCCCCAgcacctcacctccctcacgcTCACCCTGGGGCCTCGCACCTCGCTAGACGGTCTGCTGAGTGAGGCAATGTGCTACATGACCTGTCTCACCTCGCTTGTTATAACTCCCGCCGCTACAGATGCCCACTTGGCTGCCCTGGCTCAAGCCACTCCACCGCTCGGCACCCTGGACGTGTCCTACTGCTCAGCCGTCACTGACAAGGGCGTGCGCGCCCTGCTAGGCCTGACGGATGATGCGCGACCAGTACGGGAGGTGGTTCTTGGCGTGTTTAAGGGTACAGCCGAGGCTCCTGCTTCCAATCTTCATACTGTCAATCTTTGGGGCACGGGTGTCACCACGCTAGGGTGTGTCCTGCTGCTGGCTACTTGTCCCGCCCTCACATCTCTTACGTGTCGCTGGTCAGGTGAGGCTCTGGACTTGTCAGTAAGGGCTGGACGGGAGGCTCCTTTAAGCCTCACACAACTCATTCTCGCCGAATCTTCACTGCCACCGTTGGCCCCAGTGGCCGCCCTCTGCCCACACCTGAGCTCGCTGGTGGCACGGCGTCCCTCTGATGCCCCAAACGTCGAGGAGGTGTTGAGTGAAGTACctaccctcacctccctcactctgATGCAGTTTTTGCCGCAGCAGGAGAATTGGCTGCCCGCCTCCCGCGCGCCATTCCTTACACACCTGCATCTGTCTTTCCTGGAGCCACGCCCCGTCCACCTGGTTCGCCTTGCAGACACCTTCCCATCCCTAACTCATCTTTTTCTGGATGGAGTGACGCCCACACTCCCCTACCCTCCTCCGCCCCCGCCCGTCTCCAAGATAGAAAGCTTACGTTTGGTCACTCTGCCCATCACGAATCCTGACTTGGACGCAGAGGTGGTGGAGTGGGCGCTGGTGTGGGTGTCCGCCGCCTCTAGCATTGACCTTGGCTCCTGCAGACTTCTAACTGACGAGCATCTCACTCGAGCCATCGCGGCAGGTGCTCTGACCcag GCAGAGGACGTGCGTCTGTCAGGAGCGCGTCAGATTACGGATGGCGCTATCATGGACCTGCTGACGGCGTGCCCGCATCTGCGTCGCCTCGCCCTCAAGATGCTGCCCAAGGAGCGTCTGGCCGAGCTCGAGTCCCTCAAGGTGACACTCCGCAAGCAAAATCTTGATCTTGAGCTGATCACTTACGGCTGGAAGTTTTGA